The Trichosurus vulpecula isolate mTriVul1 chromosome 3, mTriVul1.pri, whole genome shotgun sequence genome includes a window with the following:
- the LOC118843349 gene encoding 40S ribosomal protein S2-like, whose translation MADDAGAAGGAGGPGGPGVGGQDGFRGGFGSGGRGRGRGRGARGGKAKDKEWVPVTKLGRLVKDMKIKSLEEIYLFSLPIKESEIIDFFLGSSLKDEVLKIMPVQKQTRAGQRTRFKAFVAIGDYNGHVGLGVKCSKEVATAIRGAIILAKLSIVPVRRGYWGNKIGKPHTVPCKVTGRCGSFLVRLIPAPRGTGIVSAPVPKKLLMMAGIDDCYTSARGCTATLGNFAKATFDAISKTYSYLTPDLWKETVFTKPPYQEFTDHLVKTHTRVSVQRTQAAAVATT comes from the coding sequence CTTCCGCGGTGGCTTCGGCAGTGGGGGCCGAGGTCGAGGCCGGGGCCGCGGAGCCCGGGGAGGAAAGGCCAAAGATAAGGAGTGGGTTCCTGTCACCAAGCTGGGCCGCCTAGTCAAGGACATGAAGATCAAGTCTTTGGAAGAGATCTATCTTTTCTCGCTCCCGATCAAGGAGtctgagatcatagatttcttcCTGGGATCTTCGTTGAAGGATGAGGTTCTGAAGATCATGCCTGTTCAGAAACAAACTAGAGCTGGACAACGTACTAGGTTCAAGGCTTTTGTGGCCATCGGTGACTACAATGGCCATGTTGGTCTGGGTGTCAAGTGCTCCAAGGAAGTGGCCACAGCTATTCGTGGTGCTATCATTCTGGCCAAGCTGTCCATTGTTCCTGTGAGACGTGGCTACTGGGGGAACAAGATTGGCAAGCCTCACACAGTGCCCTGCAAGGTCACTGGGCGATGTGGATCATTTCTGGTGCGCCTGATCCCTGCTCCTAGAGGTACTGGCATTGTCTCAGCTCCTGTGCCTAAGAAACTCCTGATGATGGCTGGAATTGATGACTGCTATACTTCTGCAAGAGGCTGTACTGCCACTCtgggcaactttgctaaagctacctttgatgccatctccaaaacatacagctatctAACCCCAGACCTGTGGAAGGAGACTGTGTTCACTAAGCCTCCCTATCAGGAATTCACTGACCATCTTGTGAAGACTCACACTCGAGTGTCTGTCCAGAGGACCCAGGCAGCTGCTGTGGCAACCACATAG